Below is a genomic region from Zea mays cultivar B73 chromosome 9, Zm-B73-REFERENCE-NAM-5.0, whole genome shotgun sequence.
gtccttggacactcacatgttgtacccttctttagGCTTATTTCCTTTGCCTTTTATTGTTAGGTTCGAAGCTCGAGCCTCCAGTGATAGGGAGTGCAAGCTTCTTCGAGTTTGATGACGAAGCTTGATGGCTTGCCATGCTCTTCATCATGGTCGTGGAATCACCGAAGGTGGGAGCCAATGTTTATCACTTTCTTTTGATTGCTAAAAGATATAAAACATAAGGCAACACAAGTTATAAAAAATAAGCTTCTCTCTTCAATTAACCCTTCTTCGAAGGTTAATTCAACAGAGAAGATGAAGGGTGGAAATATATGTATTTTAACAAGGATAACATGTAAACAAATAAAAAGCAAGATATGTTACTCATCTGAACGTTCACACACATATAATTCATTCCTTGCAATATATCAAATGATTACAAGCGTACATTTGGCTTTACACAAGTGATAACTCGAAGGTATCTTTGAAGGCTGCGCGAAACGAAGCTCTAGGCTCTCGAAAACGTAAATTACGCATGAcattgttcctctatttatagtcaTGGGATACAACTTCATATGAAACTATAAATATGTTCACAAGTATATGACCATGTTGACTTTTTTTGAAAACTTTGACTACTCgtattattcaaaatatttattcaaaaatgtaaaattttaagtcaaaaataaactaccttaagtgataaaacaaatcataaaaaataataactcattatttttttgaataagacgagtggtcaaagtttttttaaaaatcaacgatgtcatatatttatgaacggagggagtatataatTACTATAAACATTATGAAGACAATATTATACTTTTCCACCTATATATTTTGCGGATCGAGTCCTCCACGATTTTTATCTTCATCTCTCGTCAGCCACATCTTAACATCCGAAGCTACCCCTTTCGACATCAACCAACTTAGCGCTCTCGTAAACTTAAATCTCCTTTGCTTCGTCCCTGTTGTTAGCTTCAACTTGGTGATAAAGGTAAAAACTTTTATCTAAAAATTGCTTTTCAAGACGAAGTTAGCAACTtgtggtgtgtttggtttgtggagtcactcAATGTttcatgaggtgatgcatcataagttcattccatcaattttggtaaaatcaacccactcctcatgtatatactaattattagtttatgaggaatgaggtgatgatggatcaatCCATTTtactccacaaaccaaataaaaaagtgagaagaagatggatcacttcattcttcaaaccaaacacactcttgTAGAACTTCGGCGCGAAGGCTCCCCAAACAATGTACAtcttaaaaaaacaaaaaaaaacatcTCATAGTTTAAAATGAATGGGTTACTAAATAGTAACTAATATTTATATCTTCTAAAATTCTAGCATATGGGAGAGGACATGTCGATGTATTGGTCAAGCTAAATAAAATGTGTCATCAGCGAATCTGCACGTTTGCACAACCGTACAGTACAGAAGACAcacaaattcagaattcagaCAAGCCTAGTTATTACATTACAGTTGTTGCACCACGGACTTGTGCACTGCGTCCACTCCGCCTTGCGTACAGTCTACACACGAAGGCGAATCGAATTACAAGTTGGCAACGCGATTGCATGCATACAGCTAGACAAAGTTGCAGAACGGACTGAATCACTGAACACGTGCGTATATATGCAGCACAGGGTCCCTGTGAAGGGAGGCTGGCTATATATGATTGTAACTAAATAACGAGCTTGCATGACCAGTTCAATCTTTCTACTAGCTCTCTCAAGCGGTATTTCCTTGCTTTAATTAATTAGTTTCTTCGAAGTGCAACCGGGTTCTAGGAGGAGTTGTATAGACGACAGCTATTGGCTGTCTCCACCAGCACTGCTGCTACCTGGGCCTCTTCTGTTGTTGACAGTGGTGTTCTTCAGTATCTGCAGGCAGTAAAATCAAATTACAGTGTGGTGTTCTTTGCAGTTCATCCATTATTCAAGAAATAGTAACCCATGCATGTGTAAGTAATACGATACGACTGTGCTTCGCGTACCTGTCTAAGCATCTGGTTCTCGTTCTGCAGCGTGGACAGCTTCTCCTCCAGCTCCGAgttcctcttctccagctccttcACCCTCACCTCCAGCTCGCTCAGGTACGCCTTCTTCCTTTCCCGTGCCTGCTGCGCCGACACCCGGTTCCGAAGCAACCTGATGATGAGTGCGGGGCCTCTTTAATCTGTTCGCGGTGGGCTTTATGGCTACGAAAAGGCCCCACCTATTATTTTTTTTTTTGGGGCTACAGATATGACATCGCTCGCTCCTCACTGTTCCTTAGCAATGCGGAAATGCACTTGCGGCATGTGTCAAATCAGAAAGCATCTATACACAGTCAACATTTATATTGCAAAGACTAAATATTAGCTTAAATGAAATTCAAACTCGATGAACATCCATTCATTCACATACTCATTCTCATGAATATATATTTTTTCTAGATAAAGTAGTTGACGTGATGCGAGGCTACAACAACATGACTGTGATTCTTTTCTAGATAATAAAGTAGTTGACGTGATGCGAGGTTACAACAACATGACAGCGAGGCAATGTATTAGCATTGGTGCCACCACGCAAAAATATCCCGGTATATATAGATGAGACTGCACCATCAAGTTTCTGATAACACAAAGACTTGCTAGAAAATATTTTGTGTAACAATTCAAATCACAAAGAAAAAAAGGAGATGGTGATGCCATTGTCTAAGAGCCTGTTTGGCAGGACTTGGGCTCTAGATTTCCTCTGAAAAAAGACAGAGTCTGCTAATCATTTTTATTTAAAATAGCTTACTAAAAAAGCACCTAAAAGCTAAAATCATTTTTGTACTATAGAGAAAAAGCCATAAATAATAGCTTCATTGGCTTTGACTCTGGCTCTAACACTTTAATACATGGAAATGACTTTGGCTCTAGAATAAATCGTTTCTGCTTAACGATTTACAAAATGGTTTCAGCTCTACTAAAGATTTGGTtttcagaagaagaaaaaaactaGAGTTAGAGTTGTTTTTGTGTAAGCCAGAGCCCTGCTAAACAGACCCTAAACCTGCTAAGTCGGATGCCCTATTGTCGGACCAGCCACATCATCTAATCCTCGTGAAACTTGGCCAGCCGGCTCGACCAAATTTTATGTAGATTCAAAGCGATTTATTTTGGTTTTAGATCTATTTTGAGCGTGGGAAATTTGGAGAACGCATTTTAAGACTTGTTTCCTATCCAGGCAAGATCATCCCCTCTATATGAATGTATGAGAGAGAATCACAAGTAATCGAGAATCCCAACTTTCAATCATAAAAAAACATATCTAATGCCTCTATTTATCCTTCTTTCTCATGTATCTATTCTCATTCCTCGTCGATGTTGCATGGTTGGAGGATCAATTAATGACGAAGCCCACAACCGCTGCACGCTCTAACGACGAGGTTTCTCTTGAACATGTGAGGTTTCACGTTTTAAGGCCGTTGTCAGTGCACTATTTCAATACAATACCAATTCTGCTACATCATATTTAAACTAGGTAACCATGTAGATAAAATTTTATCCTCATAAAACTCTATCAACTCCCATAAAACTCTCTCTATATCTCTTCTATTAATTGCAATGTTATGTCATCAACATGCTGATATGTGACCGTATTAAATGAGTATAAAACTCCTATTACGAAATACGAATGGCCTAAGAGACCTCGCCGGTTACCATTGTGTCTTGCATGTCGTGCTCCAAACAAGGCTTCTACACAGGGTGACTATTAGGCTAATCACAATAGAGGTTTCATGAGGTGTTTCACGTATTAATTAGCCTGCCACATTAGCTATTTAGATGACATGTCACAACATTTAATAAGGAAGAGTTTCATGGAGTTCATGGGGATGAAACCATGTTAACTcgtttccaaggtcttggaaactGTGTGAAACCTCCACTGAGAGTGTTTTGTTTCATCTTCATATAATTGAGTAAATCATATTGGTTATTTATATGCAGCATTTAAGAAGTATGTTGACATATGAAACAGTGAAATGAAACTCTCTATTGAAAGAGGGTGTTTCATTCATCCATAAAACTGACGTGGTATTTTTGGAAATAGGGACATGAAATTCTAACTGTGATTAGCTTTAAGGGCGCGTTTGGTTGCGGGACAACCAAGACAGGGACGTCCCCTGACGTCCTCTCTCGTCTCTCTAATTTTGAGAGATAACTGAAAACAACGCTAGAATAGTCATGTCCCAACAATTAACCTTGAATTCGGTCTAGCACTGTGAGTACTTACTACGCATGTATTGTAGTAGTTGTGAAGTGAAACACGGCCTTCAATTCGGTATAGCACTGTGAGTACTTACTACGCCGACACAAGCTCTCGATTATCGTGTCTTGAGGACAGTCTCTGAGGCCGCTAAGCTCGCAATGGATCGCCCAAGCTGGTATTCGAAGAGGCGTGAACGCACCTTTTGAGGCGGCGGTGCTCCTTGTCGGCCGGGCTGCGGCCGCGGCGGCTGGCGCTGGCCGCCTGCGACGCGGACGACGTCCCGGCAGCGGCCGCGGCAGCGGTCGCCTCCCTGCCGGACGTCGACGGGCTGGTCAGCAGCtccaggccaacctccggcaccCTCCTGATCTCCTCGTCGCTCTCCATCGCTGCACACCCGCGGCCGGTGATGATCTCGTTAAAATCAGCCTCTATCtcgtgcatgcatgcatgatgATCAGTGGATGCGAGAGAAATACACAGTTGCACTCCACTTGGCGTAGTAAGTATATTGTAAAGCTACAAGGACAAGCTAGAAGTCTTTTCcttggaaagaggaaagaaacaaAACGACCGAAGAGACCTCCGAAAGCCTGATCGAACAAAGTGGCGAGAAGAACTAAGAGCAAGGCAAAGTCAGAAGGACATGCATGCATGCGTGCTTGAAGAGATTAACCGATCGAATTAGTCGAATGCACCgaggagaaaaaccaagatcgtcACAAAAAAAGCGAGTGTGTTGTGTGCGCGTGCATGCCTTCTTCCCTGGTCTCCCCCGTCTCCGGCGCCGAGCTGGAGGAGCGCTCGCTGCTGGAGAGCAGCGAGCTCGTCGTCGTCTGATCCTGCATGTTCCTGCGCGCGCGCCCTCGCGGGTCTCGGCTCGTCGGCAAACGGCCGGCGGTCGGCAGTCGGCAGGGGATAGATTTCTTATTAATTGTGTGCGCCTTTTCTCTGTCAGCTGAATCTCCTTCCTGCACGATTTGTTGAGTATGTTCAACATGGTCGACAGtttttgtgtgtgtgtgcgcGTGTGGACGTGTGGTAAACATCCAGGATCTCTTACAGACGGCCCCCTCGACATCTCTCATATTAGACATGTTCCTGTTTGCAGCGTTACACGAAATCTACTCCTACAGGCCTAAAAACAACTAATGCAATTTTAGCGTACAAGGCCACGCGTTGGCCAGGACAGAAATTCGACGAGGTTTTGAATGAAAAAAAGGCACTGTGCTTTCCACTCCCGGGGATCTAGCTCTGCCGACGTGACACTGACAGGGCGTCCAGTAGAATCGCGGGGGCCGGGGTGCGCGCGCCCCACAGCCATCCGCTCCCGCCGGATCAAAGGGCCCGGAGCCCGACCACGTCTCGGCGTACGAGGCCACGCGTTGGCCGCGCCCAGCGGAAGGTGGCGAGGCGCGCTGCGTGGACGCGCTCCCGGCCCCTCACTCCCACTGCAGCTCGCCGACACGTTGGCCACGGCGCGTCGGGACCCCGCGCGTCGGCGATGTGGGCGGAGGGGCGGGCAGGCGCTCGCGGGGAGGCCGCCGGCACGAGGCGGGCAGGTGCGCGTCCCCGTTTTCAATGCGCGCCTTTTCGGCGTGTGGCGGTGGCTCGTCGGCGGCCACAACGCGAGACCTCGCCGTGGGGGGATATGCTGGGTCGGCGGGACGGGGGCTGTTGCATCCGACGGCGGATTTGTGCGCTTTGTCTACCGGACCTCGACCTCGAGTGCTGTCGGAGTCAAGTTAGCAGTCCGGTGCGTCGTCGCCTGGTTCGTAAGCAACGTCATCATGGTCAAAATTTGACTGTCATTAAAAGTTGAGTTAGCTTTGCCAGAGCATCTCGACCGGACGATCTTTCAATCTTTCATACACTCTCTAGTCTCTCCTACCGTCCCGTTACTAAAAACACTAGTTATAAAAAATATTGGCAACATCTATAtctttagataaatttattaTAAAAATATACTCAATAATTTATCATATACTATAAATATTGATTTTTTTTATATATTTGGACAAAGCTAAAAATCTTTGACTTTCTAGAAAACGAGAATGATGATTTTATAGGATTGAAGTATCACTTAAGACCTTGTTCAGTAGACTAGTATTTAATACACACGAGGTTCTAATACAGGGGTGGATGAGTGAATCTATCCCATATCATCTAAACCATGTGTCTTTCAGTTACAGTTATAGGTAGGCTTTAATACATAAAAGTAGACTATAGAGGGAGTGAATAGGCTAAATCTGAAAATTATCACCATAAACTTCGAGATAATGTTAAATCTACAGTTCAACTGGTGCAGGCCAGTTCAACTGCTATAAAGGCAAGTTGAACTACTCTGAACCAGTCCAACTATTAGAATAAATTTAGGCTATGAACTACACAGAAATATAAGGGGGGTCTCTTAGAATGGAAAACGCGAGGGATAAACTAAGTGTGGATGGTGAGAAATACGGGAGTTAATTCACCACAAGATCCACACGACGAATAAACCTATATGTCTATCTTGCCAAATGAAAATCACAATCACAGATTAAGCAAGAACACAACATACAAgattttatcccgaggttcgaccACGCCACAAAGGTGCCCTACTCCCCGTTgaagagcccacaaagggccggatctttttcaaccctaatcctccacaactcGACCACTAAGGTCAAGGGAatcttttctcaaacttgctcacaAGAGCGGggaatacaaacttcttggggtcgtccacaaatttggagactcccaagcaacctcaatccATCTAGAAacactagggtttcaagaacaaaCAATATCGCACAAGAGATGTTTGCAACAAGCTCAAGAGATGAGAATGCGAGGGGACAGGAAAACCAAATCcgagagcacaagcacaaacttcACACCAAAGGGGCTCCTTCAATCAATTTGATTTGAGAGCTAGATCGGGTGTGAGACGGAGAGAGAGAGTTCCttcgtctcaagttaggtgagcaataagtgTGTGGGTGACCAGCGGTTATGAGGAGAGAGATGTGAGGGGGTATTTATAGACTCTCCTCAAAAAGAGTCGTTGGGCACGATTTTTCTATGGAGGACCGATTGAACTGACCCCTGCCTGACTGTGAGTCTGTCTACCAGTCTGATTGGCAGACTGCTGGACAGACTGGTCAAATtgacctgacaccggttgaaccggccctaaggGCGGTTCAATCGTCCTAGTGTTAGTTGACAGACAGTCTGCCGACTGGTAGACTGCAGGTCAAACTGGGTAGAAGACCCagtgaccggttgaaccgcccttgggaccagttcaaccggttttgactagAAAGTTTAGGAGAGAATCCCCGGTTCAActggcccggaggcaagttcaactGGTTTTGACTCAAGAGTTTcatagttgaagttgaagttcaactgagctgaaaaagctcaactcaggTGAAAAATTTCAACTTAGCTGAAAaacctcaactcagctgaagaagttcaactcagctaaaAAAGCTCAACTGCTTTTCAACAGGAACACTCTCTGTTTTTCAATCCTAACAACAGTCGTACACAGAGTGTCTAAGGAGTTTTTGTTTTTGAAATAGCTTTTAAATTTGGAAGCTTGAGCTATAGCATACACCGTTACCTATGCAAAAACTACTAAGAAAGAAATAGATCCCGCGACTCAAGATATATATGAAATTTTACACGTTCGTCGCATGGAGTCTTTTCAAGGCACCATTGATGTGTTTGCTTTGTCCTTGAAACTTCCCTTTTCAATTCTCACCAAAAGTTGTAACTCCTTTAATTTTTGTAGATACTGAGTatacactaggagcaaacttgttagtatcCTTATTTGTTttctcattaaatcaccaaaaccctcagttAGGTTTGATtggactttcaatctccccctttttggtgattgatgccaaaacatatAAGGTCAAAAAGATAAATACTTGAAGCGGTAAAATTCTTTTCGATAATTGTACATAggtggctccccctaaatgtgtgcagaaATTTTTGAATTAGCGTGTTGACTTAACAATTCAAGCTTGCAACACATTTGGAGAAGGTGAACAAGTCCATACTATATACAGTTATCCGAGGGGTGCAAGAGTGTCATAAAGAAAATGTGATGCATATAACTACTCCTTGACTAATCTCATCACACATCATACAACAACAGCAAGTATCATATGATCATACAATAATTTCAATAGATGAGATTAAAACAAATGTTGATGGCCAGATGACCATCACAACACAGAGTTAAAATATTTAATACATGCCCAATGTTTACTGCAAAAACATTACACAAATAAAATATACAAGCCACTGAGTGGCCATACAATCAAACTACCAAACTCTGCTCTGCTCTCCTTCAAATTATCCTCCTTCCTTCCTTAgatcttctccccctttttggcaacaagtacCAAAAACACAGAGATGCACATGACTCAATAATCACCAAGGTCAACACCACCATAGTTATCCGATGGAAGAGTGaaggtcgcctagagggggtgaataggtcaaacctgaaaattataaactttgaacatgcactatgctcggggttagcgttagaaataat
It encodes:
- the LOC103638645 gene encoding transcription factor HY5, with amino-acid sequence MSNMRDVEGAVCKRSWMFTTRPHAHTHTKTVDHVEHTQQIVQEGDSADREKAHTINKKSIPCRLPTAGRLPTSRDPRGRARRNMQDQTTTSSLLSSSERSSSSAPETGETREEAMESDEEIRRVPEVGLELLTSPSTSGREATAAAAAAGTSSASQAASASRRGRSPADKEHRRLKRLLRNRVSAQQARERKKAYLSELEVRVKELEKRNSELEEKLSTLQNENQMLRQILKNTTVNNRRGPGSSSAGGDSQ